From the genome of Malus sylvestris chromosome 13, drMalSylv7.2, whole genome shotgun sequence:
TTAATCAAATTATTATCTCGTTTCTACAGAACATATGTGTGCGTGTGACTTGATTAATAATTTGGGTAACTTTTGTTTTCCAATTAAATTGAGGTTCAGTGTGTAAGATGAACAATTTTATGGTTTTCCTTGGATCTGGAAGATGATGGGAAAGTTTATCTAATTCGTGATTTTCTTTGGTGGGCTGTGAAGAAGAAGGTGCATATGTTAAAAAACAATTTTACCCATGTAATAACATATAGTTAACAAACAAAtcacttttggactaaatttgctaacaaagtacaccacaagggtttaaatccaAGTTTTTTTAGCACATGGGCTatcttccgaataccttatgaccacatggatcatttatccgatttggccTAATAAATAACGTGCCTATATGCTTGTCACACAACATGCACGGTTGCTCGAAGAACGCCAGATGTCAAACTACGGAAATGAACTTTCACTACTATAAAGACCCCAAAAAAGTACAAAAGCAACTCCCAAAAAGTGTTATTTTAGGTTAAAATTCTAGTTTAAGCATGAGAGATTCGTCAACCTACACAAGCCAAGGACATTTGAGTACCATGTCACTTGGTTTCAAGTGGAAATGGGACGTGGTTAGGAAATCTGACTAAAGTTTTTCTCCGAGGAGACCCTAAAATAATGGGAAAAAAATGTCACTCAAACATCGCATAAGTTAGTAACACCACTTGACAATATGACCATCACCGAAAAAACATTGTGCACCTTGATCTAGAATtgatgaattttcaaattttacatCATAAAATGGTACTAGAATTGTGATACGACATAAATAACAAATGCTAGGGGCAGAGGAGATCCACAAGTATTACTGCTTGCAGATACCCTTGAGTTCCCAACTCTTAAGAAACTTAGTGCCAAAGCTTCATGCAGAACCCGTTGGGCACAACACACGATTTCTTGCTTGAAATACTTTCTGAGAAGGTGTCAACAAGTTGCCCTGCAAGCGATGCAGGATCTTCGATAAAGGTATCTACAAACACTTTCACAATCCTTACCTCCTGAGGGGTAGCTCTCAAGCTATACCAGGTCAGGAATTTCTGTCGGAAGTTCTGCTCGATATGCCCCTCGCACTCTAACCACCTGATAATCTTCACGTAATACTCAAAATCCCTATCTGAATCATTGTTTGTCACACACTCCTCACCTTTCCTTTCCGCACTTCTCTTTTTTGATGTGCTGCCATCTTGGGGTTCCTCTCCTTTCCCAGTCCCATTTTTTAAATCCTTGCTACTGGAATTTGATCTTACATTCCTTCCTAGCCCATCTTTAAGTATGTCGATTTTGCAAGGAGTGATGGGTAAGCCAGCCTCTGAGCTACCAACAAATGGGACACATTCCATTCCAGTTCGAGCAGGGGAATTTGACCCATTATCAGTGCTGATGTCTTCAACGATTTGGCAATCTGGTGATTGCTTGCGCTCGAGTTCAATGACATCGGATCTAGATATGGAGCCAACCATCCCATTGGTGTGTTCCTCGTCCAGCATTGAAATAACATCTGCTGTAGGTCCTCTATCCATGCTGTTGGCATTGACAACATCATTTGATAAATCAGCAAAGACGGTATTATCAGTGTCCTTACAGAAAGTAATATAATTGTCAGCTCGGTTATCAGCTTGATCACCATAAGCAGTAATATTATTAGTTTCATCTTCCACTGAAGAAGGATTAGAAAGGCTACTATAGTTGGTAACTGGGCTTTGACTTCTCTGTGTTACTGAACAATTAGGGACTTCATCTCCAGCAGTACTTGTGGAGAACCATACTTCACACATGCCCAAATGTCTTGAATCATTGAACGAAGTCACTTTGAAACAGTACTCTGTAGCTGGAGTTAGTCCAGTGACAACAAATCTCGTCTTTGGTGCAAACAACAGTGTAGCAGTGGGTTCTGTTGGATAATTCATATCATCAGCCTTCCGGTGCCATAATTTGTAACCAACTAAAATTTCTGAGGGAGGATATTCAGAACTCAAAACCACAGTGAGCGATGTAGCATGGACATCCTCAAATCTAACCATGTCTGGAGCAATAAAACTTGGATCTGAAATGTTTAAAAGATGTATAGCAGAAAACATCCATTAAATTCCTTATTGCACTCTCTGAATAAGccaaatacaagaaaaaatgCATTATCTCCATTCTCCAATAACCTCATGGTTATTCTGTGATTCAATTAGGAAGTGgtgaggaaagaaaaaaaaccagaaactcagaatcaaatgaatgaagagatTATCGCAACTACATCATTGTATATGCATTATCATTAGAAAATTTGTCGAATGCAAGTAAATTCAATGATTGTGGTTATGGCATGAAAATTGCAGCTATTTACAGAGTTTTCGAGTGCATGTAAATCCAGTGATTGTGGTTAGGGTGTGACAGTTACTGGTAAATAGATTACCTTGTACATTAGGCTTGGCCAATAGAGGCAATGTTGCTTTCTGAAGCACCGAATCCAGTGACTCCACAGCAAATGTACATAGTTTCTGAATCTCTGGTCCAGAAGAAAGCCTGTTAACAATACCCCGACCCATCTTTAATGGTAAGCCAGTTAGCGGACCCACTTCACCTTGAAGCTTCTTCATAgcctcatccacaatctcatgAAGCTTTTGATACTTTGCAGTCCCCTTGAGAAGCTTATGACTCAAGGAAATACGATAGCACAGTATGTCTACCCGTCTGGTATCCTTTGCTATTACTAGCTGTTTCCGCCAGGATCTAAATACATGTAAGAACATAGGCCAATCAGATTGCTGTATATGAGGAAAAAGTAACATCTAAGGTAACCAGTACAAAAAATTAGTATTAATTATGTGTTTGAAAGTATTTCATCATAAACGTTCACTCAGAAAAGAACTAagaaccatttaattgcattaaATAAACATGAAATAAATGTATTAGTGAACCATTCATGATGTCTTCAATTGTGTCACTTGTCAACAAACAATCACAATCTAACTCACTTTATTtatcacagagagagagagagagagagagagagagagagagcaagttTTTGACAAATAGAAATAGTATCAACTCTACACAAAACCGATGAGGACAGAACTCCGAACTTTCAGGCAATAGAAATAGGGCGGTGccatccacacacccatttttacccgACATTCACCTTTCCCAGAcactgcgtaaagcgggagccttgtgcactgggtacgaccttataCATTTACATGCTTGccttttatatatatgtatatatatgtatatatgtatatatgtatatatgtctatatatgtatatatgtatatatgtatatatatgtgtgtatatatatatatatgtatatgtatctaCGATGTGACTTTAGCAGCAAAATCTCCAAAACCACATTTTCAAAAGCACTAGACAGAATTCCTAACTTTCAGGCAATAGAAACAACACACAAACACCTGCATGTTCGTGTGAATTATACATTTACATGCTTGCCCTtcgatatatatgtatatgcatctACCATGTGGCTTTTGCAGCAAAGATCTCCAAACCACATTTTCAAAAGCACTAAACATTCTCTTTTTTTATAATACTATCAAGGTCTGCAAGTTACCATGTCATCAAACCAGAACTGTAGCAGTTTCAAGTGAAGGTCATTGACCCAACAAACAGGGTACTGCCACCACACTACCCACTCCAAATCTGTGTTCATAGAATCTAAAGACAAGTCAACATAACTCGTCAACTCGATGATTCGTAGGTGTAAGGAAAGTTTCACAACAATTTACAAGTTTCACCAGA
Proteins encoded in this window:
- the LOC126596816 gene encoding VIN3-like protein 2 isoform X2 — translated: MDKRRELVYEVSKWPRGASEVLQSWSRQEILQILCAEMGKERKYTGLTKVKIIEHLLKVVSEKKAGGGEDVTDLKPQSSNATGQRTTKRQRKTENPSRLHVPENCISKNSSGSDLANNAFCKNSACRATLNPEDAFCKRCSCCICYMFDDNKDPSLWLVCSSEPPFEGNSCGMSCHLECALKRESSGIGKERGRRGLDGSFCCISCGKVNDLLGSWRKQLVIAKDTRRVDILCYRISLSHKLLKGTAKYQKLHEIVDEAMKKLQGEVGPLTGLPLKMGRGIVNRLSSGPEIQKLCTFAVESLDSVLQKATLPLLAKPNVQDPSFIAPDMVRFEDVHATSLTVVLSSEYPPSEILVGYKLWHRKADDMNYPTEPTATLLFAPKTRFVVTGLTPATEYCFKVTSFNDSRHLGMCEVWFSTSTAGDEVPNCSVTQRSQSPVTNYSSLSNPSSVEDETNNITAYGDQADNRADNYITFCKDTDNTVFADLSNDVVNANSMDRGPTADVISMLDEEHTNGMVGSISRSDVIELERKQSPDCQIVEDISTDNGSNSPARTGMECVPFVGSSEAGLPITPCKIDILKDGLGRNVRSNSSSKDLKNGTGKGEEPQDGSTSKKRSAERKGEECVTNNDSDRDFEYYVKIIRWLECEGHIEQNFRQKFLTWYSLRATPQEVRIVKVFVDTFIEDPASLAGQLVDTFSESISSKKSCVVPNGFCMKLWH
- the LOC126596816 gene encoding VIN3-like protein 2 isoform X1, whose product is MATDSSHGLALDHLNSSKLSMDKRRELVYEVSKWPRGASEVLQSWSRQEILQILCAEMGKERKYTGLTKVKIIEHLLKVVSEKKAGGGEDVTDLKPQSSNATGQRTTKRQRKTENPSRLHVPENCISKNSSGSDLANNAFCKNSACRATLNPEDAFCKRCSCCICYMFDDNKDPSLWLVCSSEPPFEGNSCGMSCHLECALKRESSGIGKERGRRGLDGSFCCISCGKVNDLLGSWRKQLVIAKDTRRVDILCYRISLSHKLLKGTAKYQKLHEIVDEAMKKLQGEVGPLTGLPLKMGRGIVNRLSSGPEIQKLCTFAVESLDSVLQKATLPLLAKPNVQDPSFIAPDMVRFEDVHATSLTVVLSSEYPPSEILVGYKLWHRKADDMNYPTEPTATLLFAPKTRFVVTGLTPATEYCFKVTSFNDSRHLGMCEVWFSTSTAGDEVPNCSVTQRSQSPVTNYSSLSNPSSVEDETNNITAYGDQADNRADNYITFCKDTDNTVFADLSNDVVNANSMDRGPTADVISMLDEEHTNGMVGSISRSDVIELERKQSPDCQIVEDISTDNGSNSPARTGMECVPFVGSSEAGLPITPCKIDILKDGLGRNVRSNSSSKDLKNGTGKGEEPQDGSTSKKRSAERKGEECVTNNDSDRDFEYYVKIIRWLECEGHIEQNFRQKFLTWYSLRATPQEVRIVKVFVDTFIEDPASLAGQLVDTFSESISSKKSCVVPNGFCMKLWH